From the genome of Cetobacterium ceti:
GGGGATGTATTTTCAGAAGAAGGAATTTCTGAAAAAAAAATAGCTGAAGAACTTTTAGAATATGGAGATTTAGATGAAATAACAGTAAGAATAAATTCTCCAGGAGGATCAGTAACATCAGGAATTGCTATATATAACGCTTTAAAAAATAATAAAGCTAAAAAAATAGTTGAAATAGATGGGCTTTGTGGGTCTATTGCTACAGTTATAGCTATGTGCGGAGACAAAAGAATAATGAACTCGGCAACAACATTCATGATACACAACCCATTAACGATGGCATTTGGAAGTAAAAAAGAGCTGGAAAAATCAATAGAAAGATTAGAACAAATAAAAAATGATGTAATAGAAATTTATAACTCTGTTACAAATTTAGGAAAAGAAAAACTAGAAAAAATGATGGATGATGAAACATATTTAAGTCCAGAAGAAGCTTTAGAGAATGGCTTTATAACTGAAATAAATAAAAATGTTGATAAAAATATAACTAATTATATTCAGGAATATCTAAATTATAGAAATATTCATAAAGAGAAAGAAGAGGAGGAAAAAATGACAAAAGAGGAATTAAAAGCAAAGTTTCCTGATGTTTACAATGAAATAATGGAAGAGGGAGAAAAGACAGGTGGACAAAGAGAAAGAGAAAGACTAAAAAAGCTTGATGAATTTTCAAATAGTGAAATCGTTAATAAATTTGAAAATATAGATGCAATAATTCAAGATGCAAAATATGTTAATGTGAAAAGTTTTGAAGAAATTTCAAGTTCAATTCTGCTTGGTAAAATAAAAATTCAAGGAAAAGAAGAAAAGAAAAAAGAAGAAATAGATCCATTAAATTTTGCACATAGAATCGAAGATGCTTTAAATTTAGGAGAAATAGAGGGATCTGCAAAGCCAGGTGAAGATGACAGAAGGAATGCTTTTTTAAAAGCGTTTAACGAAATATAAGGAGGAGATTATATTGAAAAAAACAGAGATAAAAACAAAAGTATTAGTAGCAGGGAATGATATTACTCCGACGACATATAAAATGCCTTGTACTGCTGGAGAATATAAATCAGGGACTATTGTTGAATGGGACACATCAACTAAAAAAATGAAACCAGCTACTGCAGCTGCAAATATGTTTGGAATTATAGTTGAGGATATTACAGTAGGAGAAAATGGAATGGCTCTTGTATATGTCACAGGTAGATTTGATTTTACAGAATGTATTATTCCTACAGTTCATGGTGAAAGCAAACTCGATTATCAAATAAAGGGAAAAGAAATAGGAATATTCTTTGCTGAATAAAAAATTAGGAGGAAAACATGGATCAAAGAACATTAATATTAGCATTAAAACAAACTAAAGCACCGGAGTTATTTTTATATAACTTATTAATAGGAGCTGAAAAATGTGAAAAGACAGAAAAATTTGAAATTCAAACTAAAAGCGCATCAAGAACTAGAGTTCCATTAGTTGGAAGAAGAGAAAATGGAAAATTAATAAAATCTGAATCATATTATCAATCTTTATATAAACCTGGAATAATGAAACCGTATAAACCAATAAGTGAAGACAGTTTATTAGCACAAAAATTTGGTCAAGATGCTTATGGAACTCCAGCTTCATATACAAATATGCAGCTAAAAGGACTTAAAAGTGATTTGTTAGAACTTAAAGAAATTGGATTAAGAACAAAACTATGGATGTTATCTCAATTGTTAGTTACAGGAACTCTTCCAACAGATAAAACAGAGGGGATTTCATTTGGAGAATTAAATGAGACTATAATGACAGGCTCAGAAAAATGGTCTGATCCTACAGCACCTATTATTAGTCAATTAAGACAAAGTCAATTGAAAATTCAACAAAATACAGGAATGGTTGTTGACCACTTGATTGTAACACCTGATGTCGTAGAACACTTACTTGCAAATAATGGTGTTAAAGAAGCAATGAAAAGCACAACAGGACATCTATTTGTATTTGATCCAGAAAAAATTGGAGACAATACAGCATATATAGGGTTTATTCCTGAACTTAATTTAAGAATATTCTCATATATGGATTGGACCGCTGAAGAAGGAGAAGTTGAACAACCACTGTTACCGCCAGGTACGGCTCTTTTATTGAGAAAGAAAAGTTTTAGAGTACATTATGCAGCTCTAGCTATCAGAAAGAAGGCTGGACAATCTAAAACATTAATCCAAGCGTCAGAATACACCAAAGTTGAATATGGGACTAAAGATGAAGAAGATGATGTATTAAGATATTATTCTGCGCCATTAATTATTCCAGTTGATGCACAAGGATGGGCTTTATTAAAAGTATTAGGAGAGTAGAATTTATGAAAATAAAAAATTTAAAAGCAATAAGATACAAAGGAAAATATTTTAATAAAAATTCAGAAATTAATTTTGAAGAAGATGAGGAAGCTAAAAAATATCTAAAATTAGGGATATTTGTAAAAATTACAAATTCAAAAGAAACAGAGAAAATTGAAGCTGAAAAAGAAATTACTGAAATAATTGATGAAAATCCTGTAACCACTTCAAAAAAAGGTAAAAAATAATGAAACTGAATGAATTATTTGAGAAAGATATTGATGATGTCTTCTTTGATAGCACAGAGACAATGGAATATGTAAATGTTAATGGAGAAAAAATGCCTGGGATTCTTATTTTAGAATCTCAGCTATCTTCTAAGATATCAAAAGATAGTCAAGGAATTTATCAGGGGGATGGAACGGTTCTTTATCTGAAATATAATGAAGAGTTTTATTATAAAAATAGAGCAGGGAAAATATTAGAAATTAATGAAGTGATGTATAAAATTTCAAATAGATCAAAAGAATTTGGAATGGCAAAATTTAAGTTAGAAGATTGTGAAGGATATTAATGGTTGAAATATCAGAAAGAAATTTGAAAGAAGCAAAAGAGCTATTATCAGGAATAAAAAATGGAATGGAAAAAGCAACATCGAGAGCGATTAATCATACAACATCTAAAGCTAAAACGAAAATAAAAAGGCTTGTTAGCAAAGGATATTATATTAAACAATCAGATATAGATAAAACATTAAAAGTAAAAAAAGCGTCGTGGCATAATCCATTTTCAACAATAACTTCTCGCTCGGGAGTTTTAACTCTTGATAAATTTAGAGTTACAGTTAAAAATGGGACCGTTAAAGCGGCTATAAGTAAAGTTGTGGGATATAAGGAAAGGAAAAATACATTTGCAGTAAATGTAAAAGATTTTAATGGTGGATCATGGCGAGAAGTCAATGGAAAAAAAAGATTTTTGCCATCATTTTCTCATAAGAGTGGAGTTAGAGTTTTTAAAAGAAAAGGTAAAAAAAGGCTTCCGATTGAAGCTCAATCAGGGGCATCTGTTCCAGGAATGATAGCTTCAGAAAATGTACTGGAGGTATTAAGCGACTTTGTAATAAAAGAAACGGAAGTAAGACTAGAACATGAAGTTGGAAGAATTTTAGGAGGGTATAGATGAATATAGGAATCTTTGAAATAGCATTGAAAGAATTTGTTGAAGTTACAACATCTGATTTGATGTTTTTAGAGCAAGGGAAAAAAGTCCCTGCAAGAAGACCTATAAGAGTTTTTTCTGGATTTCTACCTCCAAATACAGCAGAAGATGAAATCCCTGCAATAGCAATAAGATTTAATAAAGCAGAGGATTCTATAGATGCTAGAGTTTTATATTTTGATTTTTATTTTGCTATTTTTAACAGAGACAGTGAAGGCTATAAAGAACTAACGTTATTAATTGAGAGAGTTATAAACAATATAACTGAAAAAAAATATATAGGTGAATATTTGAGTTACTCAGGTGCTGGAGAATTTGAAATTGAAGATGAACAACCATATCCATTTTGGATAGGAAGTGCAAGATTAAAGTTTGAGGCTCCAAAGCCGGATTATATACCATCGTATTATTAAAAGGAGAGCAAAGTGGCTAAAACAAAACAAGAACAACAAGAAAAAAAAGAAACATTAAAAATGTATATAGGACCTTCGATTGAAAAAGCTGGATTAAGCAATGGATGTGTTATAAGAGGTGATGAAAATAAAATATATGAAAAAATCATAAAAGAAATTCCAGAACTAAAAAATTTATTTGTAAATGTAGATGAAAGTTTAGCATTAAGAAAAAAAGCAATTTTTGAAAATGGAACAAATGAAAATTTTTATTATGAAAAAGTATTAGAAAAGAAAAATAGGGGGTAAAAATGGGATTTGAGCATGGAGTAACAGGAAGAGAAAATCCTACAAGCGTTATAGCCGCATCAACATCTGAAATGGTAGCCGTGTATGTAGGAACAGCTCCAGTTGTTATGGCAAAAGAAAGAAATATAAATAATCCTGTTCTTTGTTATTCTTATGATGAAGCAGTAGAACAAATTGGGTATTTAAAAGACTTTGAAAATTATACATTATGTGAGGCAATAGATTCTCATTTTAGTAAATTTGGATCAGGACCAATTGTACTTATAAATGTTTTGAATCCTGAGATACATAAAGCTGATATAGAATCAGAAAGTATTAGAAAAGAAAATAATAAATTCACAATAAAAAGGACTGGTGTAATCCCAGAAACTGTAAGAATTGCGGGACAAGAAAATCTTAATTTTAAATTTGATGATGATGGATATCTTGTAATAATTGGAGAACTTTCTGGGGACTCTATCACTGTTAGTTATTCATATTTAAATCCTTCATCAATAACAAATCAAGATATTATAGGTGGGATTGACTCTAGTACAGGAATGGAAAAGGGATTAGAGTGTATTGAAAATATTTTTCCCAAATTTAGAGTTATCCCAAATTTAATATTGGCGCCAAAATTTTCAAGTGATTCAGCAGTTGCAGCAGTAATGGAAACAAAAGCTAAAAAAATAAATGGACATTTTCAAGGATTAGCTTTAGTAGATATTGATACAAAGACTGTAAAGAAGTATACAGATGTTCCTGGAATTAAAGAAAGTAATAATTTAGCATCGACATTTATGTTAGTAGCGTGGCCTAAAGTTGCATTAGGAGAATCACAGTATCATATGAGCACTCAAATAGCATGCATAATACAAACTTTAGCAGCTGAAAATAGTGGAATTCCTTTTAAATCTCCTTCTAATAAGTCATTAAAAGCCGATTCTGCTATTTTAAATGATAGAACTCCTGTTCTCCTTGGCGTAAATAAAGCTAATTATTTGAATAGCAATGGAATAATAACTCCTCTTAATTTTATTGGAGGATGGAAAGCATGGGGGAATAATACGGCATGTTTTCCAGCAGTAACAGATCCCAAAGATGCTTTTATAGCTTCTAGGTTAATGTTTAACTTTTTAAATAACACTCTCGTCACAACATTCTGGCAAAAAGTGGATGAAGCAACAAATCAGGTGTTAATCAATACAATAGTTGATAGTTGTAATATCTGGCTAAATGGTTTAACTAATCAAGGACAAATACTTGGTGGAAGAATAGAATTTAGAGCGGCTGATAATCCAACTACATCTCTTATCGCAGGAAAAATAACTCTTAGAATATATTTTACTCCTGCATTACCAGCTCAAGAAATTTGTTTCTTGAAGGAAATAGATGTTAAGTATTTTGAAAATATAGCAAAATAAATGGAGGAATAGATGAATATACCAGAAAAAGTAGCAAATTTTACATGCTATCTAAATGGATCAAATGAAATAGCTGGAATGGTAGATGCTACTCTACCTTCAATAGAACATTTAACAGAAACGATATCAGGGGCAGGGATACCCGGAGAAATTGAAAGTATTACTCCAGGGCATACAAGCCCGATGTCATTTTCTATTAATTTTAGAAGTTTAGTTAGTAAAAATATATCTTTAATAAAACCAGAATCATATGCTTTTGAAATAAGAGGGGCTTTACAAGAAACTGATCCAGCAACTCATAAAATAGAAATCAAAAAATTAGTTATTTCTTTAAGAGGATATCCTAAAAAAATAGAACTTGGAAAATTAGCTGTTGGAAAGCAGACTGATACAACTGGAGAATTTACATGTGAATATTTAAAAGTAGAAATTGATGGAAAAATAAGTACAGAAATAGACAAAATGAATATGGTTTTTAATATCGATGGAAAAGATATGTTAGCTGAATTAAGAGCAGCTTTAGGTAAATAAGGAGGATTTATTATGAAATTAAAAAAGCCAATAGCAATCGACGGAAAAGAAATAGATGAACTTAAAATTGAGAAAGAGGGCTTCACAGCATCAGCTCTTATAAAAGCTGAAAAAGAATTTTTAGTAACTGGAGGGGTTTTCCCCGCTGGAGCTATGGAGGATTCAAGAGCATATATGCTTTGCGTCGCTGCAAAAATACTAGGATATAAAACTGCGGATCTTGAAGATAAATTGTCTGGAGAAGATTTTATAACATTAACAAATGTGGTTAAGGGTTTTTACGGTGGTATGGGGGGGCTGAACAGTTTGATCCAGGCTCTCTTAGAAAAGTAGTATTAATTGCAGCATCTGAATCAAGAGGAAGTTTTGATAAGTTTCTAGAAATGCCGCTTTATGAGCTTGATGATTGGCTTGAAAGTATATCAGATATTTTAGAAATAAAAAATAAAAAAAGCTCAGGATAATTTTTCTTGAGCTTTGCTAGAAGGTGACTATGAAAGAACAAAAACTCACATTTGGAATAGGTGCAAATATTAAAGGAAATTTTACTAGTAGTTTTTCTAAAGCATCCGAAACAATGATCAATTTAAATTCTGCTTTAAATAAAATAAATGGAATTCAAAAACAAAATACAACTACATTGCAAAAATATATGAAGACAATTAGTTCTTCTTCAGCTTTATTAAAACCGCTTAAAAATGAACTAAAATCATTATCCGAAACAATGGAAAGTTCAAAATCGAAGATGCAACAATTAGAAGAAAAAATTAAAAAAGGAGGCCGTGGCTCTAAATCAGCAGCAAGAGAATATACAAAATTAAAAAATGAAGTCCATAGATTGCAAAATGAATATGATAAAAAACTTTCAAATGCAAATAAAATTGAATCTAAAATTGAAAAAGAAAGAGAAGAGGTTCAAAAATTAACAGAAAGTTATAAAAAAAATGCAATAGCACTAAAGAAGGTTGAAGCACTTAAGAAAGTACACTCTTTAGCAAATAAGAGTGGAGAAATTGGGAAAAATATAAGTAGTGCAGGTACTAAAATTGCTGGAGCTGGAGCTATAGGAATGGGAGCTTTAACCCCTTCTATCTATGCAGCTATAAAAGCTGAATCTTCTTTTGCAGATGTAAAAAAACAATTTGATTTTAAAGATAAAGATGATGAAAATAACTTTAAAAAAAAATTAGAGGATCTTGTGACTGAAAAAAAGCTTGCTGTTAGTATTCCTGAACTATATGCAGCAGCAGCGGCAGCAGGACAAAGTGGAATAGGAAAAGACGAGGCAATAAATTATGTTGAGCAAGGAATAAAAACTGGTATAGCTTTTGATGTCGGAAAAGATGAGGCATCAAAATCATTATTTATGTTAAAAAATGCTTTTAATTTAACGTTTGAAAAACTTTCAAATCTGACAGATGTAATAAATATGCTAGGTAATACAACGGGTGCTAATGCAGCTGATATTACAGATTTTGTTAGCAGAGTTGGAAATATTGGTACTGTTGCAGGATTTACAACGGATCAAATAGCAGCCTTAGGAGCTACACTAATAGAGCAAGGAATGACTCCTGAAATAGCTGCAACGGGTGCTGAAAAATTAATGGGATCTATGACAAAGGGATTTGCTGCATCAAAATCACAACAACAAGCCTTCAATATGCTCGGATTAGATTCAGAATATTTAGCAAAGTCAGCACAAACAGATGCAGAAGGAACCATATTAAAAATATTTGATAGATTAGGAAAGCTTAGGGCAGATAAACAAGGAGCAGTAATTACATTACTTTTTGGTGAAGAAGGGAAGAGAGGAGCAACTGGAGTTCTTAAAAATAAAGATCAATTATTATCAAATCTTAAAAATTCAAAAAATAAAAATTTATATAGCGGAAGTATTCAACAAGAAGCGGATATTCGTGGAAATACAATGGAAAATAAACTACAAGTCTTAAAATCAATTTTAGATATCAGAATGGCTAAAATGGGAGAAATTTTATTTCCTGACTTAGAAAACTTGCTAAAACAATTTGGAAATATTTTAGAATCTGTTGAAAAATTTCAAAAAGAAAATCCAAAACTTTTTAGTGGGCTTGTAAAAGGAGTTGCATATGGTTCTGCGGCTCTATTAGGACTTGGAGCTACTGCTAAGATTGTAAGCTTCGGAGTAGGCTCTCTTTCGAAAGTATTCGAGGTTTATGGATGGTTAATTGAAAAAGAGGTAGCTTTAAAAGGTAAAACAGCATTACTAAAGTTATTAGCAACATCAAAAACAGTTTTTGTAGGATTAGGAACAGGTCTTAAAACAACTGCTTTAGCTGTAAGTGGGTTTTTAAAAACGGCAACAATAGGTCTTGCTAGATTTGGAGTTAGTTTATTAGCAAATCCGATAACATGGTATGTCGCGGCAATTATGGCTGTAGTTGGAGCTGGATATTTACTGTATAAAAATTTTGATTTGATAAAAGAAAAAAGTAAGGAAGCTTGGGCGGCTATCATTCAAGCTTGCCAACCAGTTATGGATATGTGGAACACAATAAAAGGGAAAGTTGCAGAAGTTTATGTATCATGGAAGGATGGAGCAATAGATTTTAAAAATTCCTTCAAAGAGGCTTTAAATGGAGTATTTTCATGGGTAACAGAAAAATTTCAAACTTTATTAAATTTAAAAGATAAATTTTTAAATTTTGCGAGTAATACATGGAATTCTGGAAAAAAAATAGTTAAAAATATTCCTGGATTTGCGGATGGGGGAATTGTAAATAACCCAACTTTAGCAATGATTGGAGAAGGAAATTATTCAGAAACTATAATTCCTCACAATAAAAACCAAAGAAGTTTAAATTTATGGGAAAAAACAGGAAAGATAATAGGGGCATATGATAAGAATAATAATACAGTTCAACATTATAATTCCCCAATTCAATTTACCTTTGCTCCTACAATTCATTCTAATGATTCGAAATCAATTGAAAAAGAAATTGAAAAACAAAAAGATCTTGCTTTCAGAGAATTTGAAAAAATGTATGAAAGACTTATAAAAGAAAAACAAAGGAGGGGGTATGGAAGATAAATATACAACAATTCTTGGCGATACATGGGATTTGATCGCTTATAAAGTCTATGGGAATAGTAAAGCGATTAAGAAAATAATAGCCTCAAATGAAAGATATGCAGGAACATATGTATTCGAAGCTGGAATAGTTTTATCGATTCCTCCAGCCGAAGAAGGAGGAGTGATACAAAATGAAAATATTGCCCCTTGGAGAAGATGATATTGCTAGAAGAGGAAGTTTAGTCATTTTATACGAAGGGAAAGATATAAGCAAAGATATTGCTGATTCTATAATCAATTGTGTATATAGAGATTCTATAAATGAATTCGATACAATAGATTTAACATTAGAAGATAAAAAAGGCTTGTGGATGGGCTGCTGGTTCCCTCAGCGAGGGGATAAAATTCAAATAAAATATAAATTAACCAATTGGGAAGAAAAGGGCATTGTAGAGCATAATTTAGGAACATTTTATATAGATAATATAGATTATTCTGGGCCACCATCAATAGTTAGCTTAAAAGGAATATCAGTTGATATTGTTTCTAATATAATGGATGAAAAAAAATGTAGAAGTTGGGAAGATGTAACAATAAAAAAAATAGCAGAAGATATAGCCAAAAATAGCAATTTAAAACTAATAACAGATTTTAAATTTAACAGAATCTATAAAAGAGTAGAACAAAAATTAGAAAGTGACTATACGCTGCTTAAAAGATTATGCCGAGAAGCAGGGATTACTGTAAAGTTATACAGTGATAAATTAATTTTATTTGAAGAATCGCTCTATGAAGCTAAAAATCCTTGCTTTAAATTTTCAAATAAAATAGAAAATTATTCCTTTAGTATGGATGATGCGGATACATATAGTGGATGCAAAATCTCCTATTATGATTATGTTTTAGATAAAAAAATAGAACATACATTCTACACAAAACAACGACCAGGTTATAAGAAAAATACTCAAAGACTTTTATTTATGAATTATGATGCTTCTGTTCCAGGAAAAACTCAACAAGAAAAAAAAGAATATTTACTTAAAATTGCACAAAGAGAACTAAGAGAAAAAAATAAAACAGGTATCACATGTTCTTTAACCATCATCGGCACCGTTCAACAGTTGAGTGCTAGCGATATTGTCGAGATAGATGCATTTGGCAGATTCAATGGGAAATATATAATAACAGAAATTACAACTGATTATTCGGATTATTCTCATTCTGTAAATCTCAGAAAATGCTTGGAGGGATATTAACATATGTGGAGAGTCGGTAAAGTTTCAGTTGTAAATTACGAAAAGGCAACAGTTCGTTGTGTTTTTCCAGATATAAATGAACAAAGTGGAGAATTAATAGTTCTTCAAGGAAGAACTATTGGAACTATGGATTATTCTATGCCAGCAATTGGAGAAGTTGGCCCTGTTTTACTAGATAAAAATGGAAATGGTTTTTATCTTGGAAGTGGTTATAGTAAAGCTTTTAAAAAGCCAAAAGAAGGTAAAGAAAATAAAGAAATAAAAAAATTTAAAGATGGAAGTATTATTGAGTTTGATGCTGACAATTCTACTTTTAAAATTTATAGTAAAAATAAAATTATTTTTGAATCTGAAAATGAAATCTTATTAAAATCATCTTTGATAAAAATAGAAGGCCCTCAAGAAAATACGAGCACTATAACTGCTAAAGGGATAGTAAAATCAATTGAAGATGTTATTACAAAAGGAATTTCTTTAGTAAAACACATTCATAAAGGGGTGAAAAGTGGATCAGATAAAACAGGAGGTGCTGAATAATGCTTGTTGGTAGTTTGGGTAAAATTATTTTTGTAGTTAGTTCTCATTATATTAAAACAATAGATGAGTTAAAATTTGAAAATAGTGTTACTTATGCTGAACATCAAATTTTAAAACGTAAACCAAAATTAGAATTTTTAAATGAAAACTTAAAAACTGCTTCTTTTAATATTCAGTTAAAAGCAATTTACAACGTTAACCCTTTAGCAGCTGCTAAAGAATTAAATGATTATATGGTAAATGGGACTGTTGTTAGATTTATAATGGGTATTGAAAATAAAGGAAAATTTGTTATTACAAGTTTAAAAGAAAATCATAAGCATTTCTCACAATTTGGAACAGTTAGTGCAATTGATTTAGAAGTTAATATAAAGGAGTATCACTAATGGAAATAATATATGATAGTTCCAAATTAAAGGATTATAAAATAAAAAAAACTATTTCTGATGAAATTATACAAAATATAGAAAATATTTTATCGAGGATAAAAGGAAACATTCCTCTTAATAGAGAAAAAGGGATAGACACTGCATTAATAGATGAACCTTTAAATCTTATTCAACCATATCTAATTTCTATATTGATAGATGAAATAGAAAGAGAAGAACCTAGATTCAAAGTTAATAAAATTTGTTTTGATACCGATTTTTCTTCTCAAGGTAAATTAATAATAAAAGTGAAAGGAGAAATCTCACATGAATAATTTTAATTATGTTGATTACGATCTTTTTGAAATAAGAAAAACTTTTGAAAAAGGCTATGAAGAAATAGTTGGCTGCAAAATTAATAAAGGAGATCCTATTTCAGATTTCTTAGATTTCGCAACATATATAACAACAATACTTTATTCTAAAATAAATGAAACAGGAAAAATGAATTTATTAAGATATGCTAAAGGTCCTTTTTTAGATGCGTTAGGTGAAATCCCTGGCGAAGTTAGAGGGGAAGCAAAGAAAGCGCTCACAACTATAAAATATACATTTTCAAAGCCATTTGAAAGTGTTGTTATAATCCCCAAAGGACATAAAACAACAGCACGAGGATTATATTTTGAAACAATATCAGCTACAGAACTAAAAATAGGAGAAACAACTACAAATATAAGATGCGAGTGTGCAACTCCTGGAACGCTTGGGAATGGATTTGGAATAGGAGAAATAGTAACTATAGTTGATGGAATTCCTTTTTTAGAATCAGTTACAAATCTAACCGTTAGTCAAGGCGGGGCTGAAAAAGAAGATGATGAAAGCTTTAGAGAGAAAATAAGAGCTAATCCAACAGCTAGAAGTGTCGCAGGACCAGCAACAGCTTATATTTATCATACTAAAAAATCAAATCAGGATATTTCAGATGTCTTTGTTACAACAACTAAAGGAACAGGAATAGTAAAGATATATCCTTTAATGAAAAATGGAGAGATCCCTGGTAGTGATGTTTTAGAATCTATAAAGTTAGCATTAGAGAATAAAGAAATAAAACCCCTTACAGATCAAGTCCAAGCACTTGCTCCAGGAATAACCAATTATGATATAAATGTAAAATATTTTATCGAACAAAATCCAACAGCAGATATAGAACTAATTAAAAAAAATATTGAAAATTCAGTTAACAATTATATAAATTGGCAACACGAAAAATTAGGAAGAGATATAAATCCAAGTAAATTAATAACTATGATGACTCTTGCAGGAGCAAAAAGAATTGAAATAATAGCTCCTTCATTCATAAAACTAGAGAAAACAAATATAGCAAAATTGAAAAACAAAGCTGTTGTTTATGGAGGAGTTGAAGTTGAATAAGAATCAAATTTATAATTTATTTCCAGAAAATTTAAAAAAATATAAAAATATTTCTGATATAACTTCTATTTTCTCAGATCAATTAGCTCAAGTAGATAACTCTATAGATCTTCTTAAAATTTATTTAGATATGCAAAATTTATCAGATAAAGTTTTAGACGAATTGGCGTGGCACTGGAATGTAGAATTTTATAGTACAGAGCTTCAAAAATCTAAAAAAATAGAAATGATAAAAAGATCATATTTACATCATATAAAAAAGGGAACTGTTGGAGCTTTAGAGTCAGCATTAAAAGCTATTGTTAGCAATTTAGAAGTAAAGGAATGGTACGAATACGGAGGTGTTCCTTATACATTCAGATTAATAGTCGCAGGAGAAATGCTTACTGAAGAAGAAATTTCAACGGTATATAAACTTGTTAGTATTTATAAAAATGTTCGTTCTGAGTTAGATGGTTTTATAATTTCAAAAGAAAATAAACCTCTTATAAATTTTAACAGTGGAATACATGATTATAAAAAAATAACAAATAAATTCGTAGGGTAGGTGAACAATGTTAGCAACAGAAGGAGTTATATTAACTAAAGCTGGTTCTACAATAATTTCAAAGGCTTTAGAATTAGTTAAACCAATTGAATTTGTACATATAAAAATAGGAAGTGGAGATATTAATAGTTTAGAACAAGCTAAAAATTTAACTGATTTAGTAAATGATTATAAGACTATTAACATGTCTTCTATCATAAGAACTGATGACACTATAAGAATAAGAGGAAGTTTTACAAATGAAAATTTCACTAATCAAATAACTATCAAAGAAATAGGGGTGTTTGCAAAAGTTGGAACAGACGAACCTGCTTTATTTGCATATGTTAACGATGGTATTGGGGAAACTATCCCCGCTGGAAATTCAGGCAATTTAATTTCAAGAGTAAGAGATTTATATATAGGTATAACAAGTGAAACT
Proteins encoded in this window:
- a CDS encoding tail protein X → MEDKYTTILGDTWDLIAYKVYGNSKAIKKIIASNERYAGTYVFEAGIVLSIPPAEEGGVIQNENIAPWRR
- a CDS encoding GPW/gp25 family protein; the protein is MEIIYDSSKLKDYKIKKTISDEIIQNIENILSRIKGNIPLNREKGIDTALIDEPLNLIQPYLISILIDEIEREEPRFKVNKICFDTDFSSQGKLIIKVKGEISHE
- a CDS encoding phage tail tape measure protein, giving the protein MKEQKLTFGIGANIKGNFTSSFSKASETMINLNSALNKINGIQKQNTTTLQKYMKTISSSSALLKPLKNELKSLSETMESSKSKMQQLEEKIKKGGRGSKSAAREYTKLKNEVHRLQNEYDKKLSNANKIESKIEKEREEVQKLTESYKKNAIALKKVEALKKVHSLANKSGEIGKNISSAGTKIAGAGAIGMGALTPSIYAAIKAESSFADVKKQFDFKDKDDENNFKKKLEDLVTEKKLAVSIPELYAAAAAAGQSGIGKDEAINYVEQGIKTGIAFDVGKDEASKSLFMLKNAFNLTFEKLSNLTDVINMLGNTTGANAADITDFVSRVGNIGTVAGFTTDQIAALGATLIEQGMTPEIAATGAEKLMGSMTKGFAASKSQQQAFNMLGLDSEYLAKSAQTDAEGTILKIFDRLGKLRADKQGAVITLLFGEEGKRGATGVLKNKDQLLSNLKNSKNKNLYSGSIQQEADIRGNTMENKLQVLKSILDIRMAKMGEILFPDLENLLKQFGNILESVEKFQKENPKLFSGLVKGVAYGSAALLGLGATAKIVSFGVGSLSKVFEVYGWLIEKEVALKGKTALLKLLATSKTVFVGLGTGLKTTALAVSGFLKTATIGLARFGVSLLANPITWYVAAIMAVVGAGYLLYKNFDLIKEKSKEAWAAIIQACQPVMDMWNTIKGKVAEVYVSWKDGAIDFKNSFKEALNGVFSWVTEKFQTLLNLKDKFLNFASNTWNSGKKIVKNIPGFADGGIVNNPTLAMIGEGNYSETIIPHNKNQRSLNLWEKTGKIIGAYDKNNNTVQHYNSPIQFTFAPTIHSNDSKSIEKEIEKQKDLAFREFEKMYERLIKEKQRRGYGR
- a CDS encoding phage tail protein; its protein translation is MLVGSLGKIIFVVSSHYIKTIDELKFENSVTYAEHQILKRKPKLEFLNENLKTASFNIQLKAIYNVNPLAAAKELNDYMVNGTVVRFIMGIENKGKFVITSLKENHKHFSQFGTVSAIDLEVNIKEYH
- a CDS encoding phage baseplate assembly protein V, with the translated sequence MWRVGKVSVVNYEKATVRCVFPDINEQSGELIVLQGRTIGTMDYSMPAIGEVGPVLLDKNGNGFYLGSGYSKAFKKPKEGKENKEIKKFKDGSIIEFDADNSTFKIYSKNKIIFESENEILLKSSLIKIEGPQENTSTITAKGIVKSIEDVITKGISLVKHIHKGVKSGSDKTGGAE
- a CDS encoding phage late control D family protein, with protein sequence MKILPLGEDDIARRGSLVILYEGKDISKDIADSIINCVYRDSINEFDTIDLTLEDKKGLWMGCWFPQRGDKIQIKYKLTNWEEKGIVEHNLGTFYIDNIDYSGPPSIVSLKGISVDIVSNIMDEKKCRSWEDVTIKKIAEDIAKNSNLKLITDFKFNRIYKRVEQKLESDYTLLKRLCREAGITVKLYSDKLILFEESLYEAKNPCFKFSNKIENYSFSMDDADTYSGCKISYYDYVLDKKIEHTFYTKQRPGYKKNTQRLLFMNYDASVPGKTQQEKKEYLLKIAQRELREKNKTGITCSLTIIGTVQQLSASDIVEIDAFGRFNGKYIITEITTDYSDYSHSVNLRKCLEGY